The Onychomys torridus chromosome 4, mOncTor1.1, whole genome shotgun sequence DNA window CCTGTGTTCCCATGTTACTTGGTAATCCATGATCCTAATTTGTATCCTGCCTATCCATTTTTCTTGAGTAGCTAGCTAGTTGAGTAGCTAGTTATATCTATAAAGCTCTAGTCAACCTAACTTAGAAAGACTGAGATTTGAAGGTGTAAGGTTACAGACTGCTGAACCAATCAGAACTTACATACCCTAACGACGGACATGAGCTCATCATTGTCATTTCCAGAGCCCCAATTCTGAGGCTGACAAGTAACTGCGGGCAAgttccagtttcctcatctgtaaggtATGGATGATGGAGCCTGGGGCGCTGGTGGATAACTTTAAGCCTAGCactgggggagcagaggcaggtggatctccaggagttcgaggccagcctggtctacagaatgagttccaggatagccagagaaaccctgtctccgctgccccctccccccaaaaaaccaaacaaacaggaaGATATGGATGATGGAACTTCCTACTGAGGTTGTCACATGAGGAGAAACAAGTCTCTGGCCCTCTGCTAGATAAGACACCTGTTAAGCACTCAACAGATGCATTATTACCCTGACAACAAGTCACTGCCACTGCACCGACTGGAACTCATCTCTAGAAACCATTCATATTGTTGCTTCAGAAATTATACACATCTTAAAGTCATAACTTTGTGTGGATTACACGTGTGGTGTATACAGGttgagtgtgtgggtgtgcatgtgtgaagcccAAAGCAGGACATCCAGATGTTGTTTTCTATCACACTCTGCCtactgccttgagacagggtatctcaatGAGCTGGAAACTTGTCATTTCAGCTAGGCAGGATGGCCAGCAGGCTATGGAGATATGCCTATCTCCATGCCCTCTGTGGAAGATCATGTAGTTTTTAGTCAACTGTCAGCTCAACCAATATATTACTGtggtaaaaggaaaaacaaagtcaCCTTGGTTCCTCTCAGTGCTTTTTCAATTGCCAAAAATCAAATCAGCAGTCAAAAGACATAGGCTTCTCATCAAAGCAGCTATGCAGGAAGAGCTGGCATGAGCAACTGAAGAAAATGCTTGAGATGTTCTTGCCTGGAGCGACAGACTCCACAGCTCAAGATAGACAGCAGCCACGCTGATTTTCTAAAGCCCTTCATTGTAGTCATATGCCTGAGGCGTTATCTAGGAGGAAACCCATCAATCCAGCTGGGCCTGGGCCCTGCAGCCAGTGCAGCCACAACCCTGAGTTCCCAAGGGGCTCACTCATAGCTTTTGCCCAGGGCTTCATTCTGCCAGCTCCGACTCCCTATTCGACAAGGCTGAGAGCCAAAAGGCAAGAAAGGCTTCCTAGAGAGGATGCAAAACTCATCTTTAGCTGTGAGACTCAGCCATCTTGGGCAAGTTCCAGACACCAAAGAAGTACTGTGTACTTCACAGTAAGTGTAGACCACTGTACATGCTCAGGGATCACAAGCAGGggaaactcatgatcctcctgcctcagcctcccaagtattaggGCAACTAGGTGCTACCATACTTATTCTGGCATTTAGTATTTTACCTGAATAGAGACCAAtaactctgagtctcaggaaagaaGGAATACTAATTCTTTACAGCTCTTGTGCACAGCTGATCTCTCTTGGTCCTAATAATGGCATCATAAAGTAAATACAGGCAGAAGTATCTAGGAAGGACATCTGCCAACGCCTCACAGAGGAAAGCACTCTAGCAGCAAAGTCTAACCTTCACAGCaaattcctatctcctccagcaCCATCAGTGGAGCCTGCAATGGAAGCTGGGCACCCTCCCCCACCGCAGAATtcaaataagacaagaaaaagaaactcttGCCACAACTGAGGTCCAGTGGGAGCTGGTGCCTGGTCATTCCTAGAGAGCAGACAGTGGCTTTTATTATGAAGCTAAGGCTGGGGTATAGGGGGATGCTGGGATTCTTCTCTGGGTCCTGTAGCCCACTGTGTTGAGAGCCAGCAGCAGAGTAGAGTCCACAGGGAACTGCAGGAAGTCAGTCTTGGGTTcttggacacacaaacacacatgtgtgtgtctaaCGGGGCACAAGCTCTGCATCTCTCTTGTGCTGATGCTTCGTCTGCTGTCCTCTGTCAACAGCCTAGTACTTTGCATCTACATCTCTTTCTGTGACTATGAACCCAGAAATCAAATGTTTCTCCACACAGAATCACTGTGGTTTGGCAACATGGTAAAGGTATCAGCTGTCCCAGAGGGTAAGACAGGCGACCAGAAGAGTGGTTTGTGCCAATCAGatatccttgattttttttttttttttccttttttaaaataacaggcTGGTGACAGTATGATGGCTCAAGAATGACGTGGTTCCAAATCTGTTATTACCCTCAATGAGGTCCCTTCCTGGCCTCCAGATAGCAAGGCTCCAGCAGGCAGAGGCCATTCTTGCAGCTGTGATCATGTCTGCTACCTGCCTTTATGACGAGACCTCACTATCTCTCACCAAGAGACTTCACATTTCCAGGGTTCCTCTCAGACTCGGGCTGGACCCCATCTGGAGGTCTGAGCAGCCCAAGGTGACAGGGGGCCAAATGCCAGCAGAGTGTCCGAAGGGTCCAACTCTAGACATTAGATTTAGGGGCCGAGCTGAGGGGGATCTCCTTGAGCTCCGTCCGCATGCACAGGTACTCCCCGATGACGGCCATGAGTGCAATGCACACAGCTTGGACCAACCACCAGGTCAGTGCCGAGGGGAAACGGGAGCTGTAGAGCCAACAGCCCAGGAGGTGAAAGAAATGGACAGTGACAGTGAAATCCAGACACTGCTTCCCTCGCCGGATGAAGTACAGCAAGCCCAGGGCACTGTGGGGAAAGGACAGCAGCGAGttgtcactgggtggtggtgctggCCTTACAGTAGGTTCTTGGGGACGATTAGGATGGCAGCAGCGGTCAGAAGCAAGCAAGGTGAGTGAGAAGCAAGGGTTATCTTTCAGACGCTGAAAGATCTGCTGGGTAACATCAAGAGTGGGTCTGACAGTGCAGGGGAGGTGAGTTAGATGACCCACAGCCACGCAGGaatgggatggtgggatggaCTGGTGAGTACCAGAAACCACACACGTTCTGTGTAAAATGCAGACAGAAGCTCCTTGCATCCAGGAGAATCTTAGAGCCTGGAATCAATCCATTTTCCACTATTCAAGAGAAGCCAGAAATCTGGACATTTTCCCATCTTTAATGTAAAGTCATAATATGTACAAGAGGTTGTTTGAAGTACTTCCTATGAATTAACACAGTACTTTACAACTAGGAGGTAAGTGATCCCATTAGCCCCACTTTACTGATGAGGAAATGAGATAAAACTGCCCAAAGTCACTACACTAGCGGTAAGGTGGTGGAAAAGTCCAATAAGTCTAAAGATCTTGGTCCCTATGCTAAACTGGTCCTCACAAGATAGGTAGTGGTCAGGAGTGACCTTGGATGTTATCTAGTCCAAACCCCTGGAATATACACAACGagcctgggtcccctggaagccATTCTCCTGGCTCCTGGTCTAATTCTTCTCTCAACTAACACCACACTGGGGTACACCATCAGGCAGCAACACACACAGTGACAGGTGAGCTTTGAACTTAATTCAAAACAACAATGGAGGCCCATGACAGGGCCAGTCCACAGAAATAGGCTCTTCCACCCATTTACCATTCCCAAGAACTGTCAGCCTGTCTCCTGCTTAAATGTAGGAAGTTAGTTCCAGTTAAATCCCAAAAGATGTTCAGTAGAGCTGGTGATACTCACCAGGTGAGGGCGTTGAGGATGAAGGACATCATGGAGAGCCGGCCTGGAGGGGTGGAAAAGCCCAGGATCTGAGGGGGAAATCACAAAGGGAAATATGCTAGAGAAGTGACTTGGCAGAGCCCCAGGAGCCGAGCAAACAGCCTATGACACAGCACTTGTCCCAGAGTACAGAAGCCTATTTCCAACATGGTTCTTTCACACACATCTACTATATCTCATTTGAGCCTCACGGTACGTGGGAAGGAACTATTTTCCTTTTACAAAAGAAGACACAGGAGTTCAGAGAAGTTCAGAGGTGGTGCAGTGACTAGCAAGAGTCAAGTCTAAAAGGATGTTCAGCAAACTATAGCTCCACAGACCAGGCATCTGCTTTTGGAAATAACGTTTTATTGAAACACAGTTCACAGCTATTTTCTGATCTATTTATTATTGCTTTTGTACTATAAGGGTAGAGTTGAATGGCCACAACCACAAAACCTTTACTACCTCATCCTTCCAAAAACTGTTTGCTGAACCTTGAGCTGGAACTCAGGCTGTGTGAGTCAAGCTCCTCTGCAACAAAGCCTGATTTCCATCTGCTTGCAAGAAGGATGGAGGCTCCCACAGAGTGGAACCACTCAGCGTCTAGTATGTGTGCAACAGTTATCACTGACAGAGACTATTAAGTACTAAATATCTGAACCACAGAACCTTCAGCTTGCAAAGGCCTTTGATATCCATGACCTCACAACTAACACCGTCTCTTCTCAAATAATTAGTTATCCAAAGGCCAATGCAAAGAGTAAGTCACAAGAGCAAGGGCTCCATCCCAGATCTCCTGAAATAAGAACTTTGCTCATTACCATCCATCACAATTGCTCCTCCCAACAACCTCTTAGGCTTCCACTGTAACAAagcattttctttgcttttgttttttgagacaggttcctctgtgtagccctggctgtcctggaactcactctgtagaccaggctggcctcgaactcagatccacctgcctctgcctctgagtgctgggattaaaggtgtgtaacacacaaacacatacacacacacacacacacacacacacacacacacacggctcacAAAGCATTTTCTTATTCCTAGGCCCCTCTGAGCCTTTTAATATTTTACCGTGGGTGATATGACAGGATTTTTCTGCTCACTTTCTAGAGGAGGAAAAGGCTTGGAAAGGTAAAACAACTTGTCAGCTTCCTTCAGCTAGACTGGACTCTAAACACAGGCAGGCTCTTTGCACTACAGTTTACCACCTAATGCCAATAGCATGACTTTGCAGACAGGAGAGGTAACATTTATCACAAGTCCCACAGCGAAATGTGGAATTTAAATATGCCCATCTGACACCAAGTCCTAACAGTTCCCACCGTACCACCCCGATGCCCTTTTATCTAGTCCTCTTCCTACCCTGGCCCCTGAAAATTTGAGCTGAGAGAACTTTCCTGGAGAGTCTCAGGAAAGAGActtaccatgtctgcctgagacACAAGCCTGTTGACTGTAATATCTGCCACGTGTGTTCAACCTCGGGCTATGCTGCAGAGCCAGCTATGAGCGCAACCcaacacaaaactgtaaaattatttaaaaccctatgagtttcctttttttaaaaaatgtatttatttaactcaaacGCGCAGTTCCTGAGCGTGAATTTTGTAAATGAGTACGCCGTTTCCCATGATCACAGGACTGGACACACCTGAGAGTAAACTCATCCgcctccctcctgccctcagTCATTCCATTTTACAGATTGGGGAAGGGGGGCGCTGGAACCCCTTCTTCCTTAGGTCCACAACATGAGAACGTGGCCCGGCTGGATCTAGAGCTCGGCGGTACCGGTCCACAAAAACCTACTCCTACTCCATCCCGCCAAGCCTACCTCCGCGTCGAACATCTGGTCCAGGGAAGGGCTGCTGCGCACCAGCGCGTCCACCAGCGCCAGCCACAGGCCCAGCGAGCCATAGTACACGGTCTGCATGAGCACGATCTGCGACAGGATCAGCAATGGATCCCACACGTAGCTGCGAAACTGGCCCGCCATGCCGGCCCGCGGGGCTCGGCAGCCGCCCGCGCCGGTCAGCGTAGCCACGCCATCGGCCCGCGCTCGCCGGGCTACCTGCGGGGAAACACACAGAGCTTCAGCCGGCCGGCCGTCGCCTTGGCAACGCCGCGGGTGGGAGGAGGGCCTGGGACCCAGGAGCGATACCATTCCGGGAGGTGGGGGAGGCGGGGCGGGCGGACCCACTCGCGGCGTCAGGGGAAACCCTGCCCGTTCCGTCCGCCGGGCTCCTCCCGGGTTCACTCACCCGCGACCGGCTCGAGGATCGAAGCTTCCGAGCGCGGCCGGGCCTCAGCGGTGGATTCCCGAAACTGCGCTGACAGACCGGACCATGGAGCTGAGGACCTGCCGGCCTAGAGAGGCCGAATAGCTGCGGCCTGCGGCTGCGTGGAAAGAAAGCGTTTCCGGGGACGGCGGCCGACGGGCCGTATGGAGAGCACGCAGGCGCAGTGGATGCTCCCGGACTACATCACCCAAGTGGCTCCCGAGAGCTGCCAGGAAGTAAACCATGCACATGCGCAGGAGGAAGGGTGAAGGCAAACGGAAGTGAGGCATAAAGCCGTGACTCTTGCGTGTCCTCTAGGGGGCGATTTTCCTAGGAGGAAAAGGGGTGGAAAGTctaggaataaataaaataaaaaacactcaCTATTTGAGAAATGGCGAGATAGCTCCTCGAGTTAAAGGCTTGCTGGGCCTGcattcagtccctggaaccaacATATTGGAAGAAGGGAACTGACTCCATCCTGCAAGCTGctcacacaaatacaataataacaaattaaatttaaccaaaaagaactttttttttttttaagacagggaggCAACATACTGTCTTAAAGACAAAGTTAGTACCCAAacaagctttttgtttgtttgtttgtttcatgacaggttttctctgtgtagccctggctgtcctggaacttgctttgtagaccaggctggcctcgaactcacagacatctgcctgcctctgcctaccaagtgctgaaattaaaggtgtgttccataCACCCGGCAAAACAGGTGTTATAGTCCAGGTGAGGCTGGGAAGATTTGGACATATGAGATATTGCCCTGCACTCAGACACAGTTACATTAAATGGCAGAGTAGTGGATGATGAGGTGGCCATTCAATGGAGAGAAAACACAGCTTCTGAAGTCACAGCTGGCATCAAACCTGACCTTGCCTACTTCCATGTTCATTTTTATCTCCACCTTCTCTGAGACTGAATAGTGGTCagtcagtaaatatttgctgagtgaatcaagagcagagaaagggcAAAGGCAAACCCATGACTCATTCAATTTCTGTTCCCAAAGATCCAAGTTCCCCAACTTCATAGAAGAGCACAAAGAAGGGAGGTGGGTAGTTCTAGGAAGTGTGTGGgctctcagctggctctgccACTTGCTAGCAGTGTGACCACTGAGCAACTCCCTTCTTTCAACCTCAGCTTCCCCGTTTATGAAATGAGGAGTTGTACTACACGAACATTTTCCAACGTCTACTTTACACTGCACTAAATCTTCccatttaaacattttacaaaagCCCCATATACCTGCCAGTCAGAGTTTCTGAAGAGCCAGCTATGTGATCATTTTGAATTGACAGAACcgcagtctctctctgtctgtctgtctgtctctctttctctctctctctctctctctctctctctctctctctctctctgttttttgagacagggtttctctctgtagctttgcacctttcctggaactcactctgtagaccaggctggcctcaaactcacagagatccaccagcctctgcctcctgggagtgctgggattaaaggcgtgagccaccactgcctggctcagactTTTCTTATCATTTGGAAAATCAATAATTTACTTGGACTCTAGCCCAAAGATTGCCCAATCATAATTTATCACCTCCATACAGTTCAGCCCAAGTTTTTGGACTCCTCTGGTCCACTGACTCACAGGGTCCAGTGTCTGTGAGACTGCCCAGTATACATATGAGCCATGTAATTCTCAAAGCTCAAGATGGTTGTATGTAAACAGAGGTtgagcagggaaggcatggtggtgcaagcctctaattccagcattcaggaagctgaggcagacagatctctgaggccagcctggtctaccaagtgagttccagaacaaccagagttacacagagaaaccctgtcttgaaaaacaaaacagaggtgggggggagagagaaactgaggctggactCCAATGAAGGCTCTCTGACTGCAAACACCAACTTTCTTTCCAGCtaacagaagggaggaaagagcatGGTGctgtaggaaaaagaaaaggtgtgtAAATTCCTCCACTCAGCCTTGCAGTGAGGgaggaatgagagagaggagagaggaggtctaGAGAAAGTGCAGAATGGAGAGGTTTGTTGTAGTTCCCACAGGCAGGTCTGTCCATACTCAATCCACCCACTTTATGTCAAAGCTGGGTTCGGTCTACCCCATCTCGTCCCCCACAGGAAAAGTGTTCCCTGTCATCCTGAAATAGGACTCACAGGTAGCTTTAGGACTGTGTATTTAGATAGTGTCTGATGTCATTCTTGGAGCTTAGAGCTTGCCTCTGGGAAAGCCCCACTGGCTGGCCACATCCTTTCCTGTTCTGCTGTTTCCTTTTCCCTTTGAAGGTTCAGCTTTTGGGTTCCTACCTTGCTGAGTCTGGGAAATGACCACCATCCTATGTCTTAACCTGACTCCAACAAGGAAACCAAGAGCTAAGGGAACCATGATGGTTGTCTTCACCAGCCTCCTTAGTCTACTTTTGAAATTTGATCAAAGGACCCAGGAAATGTTACAGGTTTGCTGTATGATCTTGGGCAAGTCCCTTGATGGGCCCTAATACTTCGAATTATGAAGGAAAAACCAGGGATTGGATTCCAACTTCCAAATGCAATACCCTGTGACGTCAGAACCCCTTGAGAAACAGGGCATATTTGGATTCCTCTACTAAAGCAGAGCGTAGAGATCAGTCTCTCAGgactggtgagatagctcaggaggcaaaggcactCGCTGCCAAGCcaaaagaccagagttcagttcctgggaccTGCACAGTGAGAGAAGGGAGCTGACTCCTGTgacttgttccctgacctccaaaagcatgtggtgtgtgtgtgtgtgtgtgtgtgtgtgtgtgtgtgtgtgtgtccagtgctaaagatcaaacccagggattcACATGTTATACAAACACTATGCTATTGAATGACAATTCCACTAAAAAATCTATACATTTAAAGCCAATCCcaagcaaggcatggtgacacatgtctgcaATCATTACACTCTGGAGTCTAGAGGCTGAGATAGGATCATGAACTTCAGAAAGTTTGGATACATAGAGATATCTTGTCTCagtcatcatcgtcatcattgTTGTCTTCGTcgtcattatcatcatcatcatcatctttaatGAGTGAATTAGAGCTACATATTTGGCAACCACAGATTATCTGTAATTGACCCCAAACCAACTCCTCCATCCAACAGAAAGTTTCTCTGTGACCTTGATGTGTCCTTGGCTCTCCCTGGGGGTTAgggtttttttccatttttaatacgAGGGGGTTGGACAAGAATAGCTGGTCCCCAAGGGCCCTTCCCACACTGCCAAGTCTTTGGTTACAAACTTATGAATGAAATTCAAACTTTGGGTCAGAAGCAGAAGTGTCGAACACCCACAAGCTGGGACAAACTGTTCTCCAAGTGTCTGGTCATTTGGTGACTTACATCAGTCCCACACAGGGGCCTAACTACAAACATGTAAGGACAATTAGTACTAGGGTCAGCCTCTGAAATACCCTGGTAAGTCACTCAGGTGACATGGGATTGTTTAAAGTCCAATTCTGGCTCTACTGCAACCTTGTTGGGTAATCTTGGAGAACTTatttcaccccacccccatcttattggttttcttctccaTAACACAGGGATCACAGTAGTACTCCCACTGTGGGCTGTACTGAGGATCAAATGTGTGCTTAGCCTGATAAGCAGTCACTGTTGTGTAAATGTTGGCAGTATTAATTACTGctgttatttcttcctttggaaTGTGGGAGTGGAAATACCTAAGCTTTTGGAGTTGAGACAAGGATCGTACTATATAATAAGTATTAGACAGAATGAATCTGGAGCCTAGCACATAATAAGAGCTCAATAAATACGCTTCCTTCGTGTCTGTCTTTCCATCTCTTAGCACTGGAGACTGGCTGTAGGGCCTTGCTCATGCTCGGCCAGTGCTCCACTGTTGACTTCTTTCCTTGGCTCTATGTTCACTTTTCATTTTAAGGCAGAGTCTAAGTGGCACAGGCtggctctgagctctttctgcacTCCTgacaggctttgaacttgtgatcctgtctcagcctctggcaCAGCTCAGATTACAGGCCAGCAGCTTCTCTTCCCAGTCCCAGCCCCACACCTcggctcccctcctccctccgAGGTTGCCCCATAGCTCTGCTCATGTTTCCTTTTGGGGAATAGTTTGTGGAAGTTCTCTGGAGATGGGTTATGCAACACTGTGCTCACACTTTGTGGAAACTCCATGTGGGAGGCTGGCATTCATTCCTATTCTCCACATCACTGACTAGTCTGGCCTCTGGCCAGTGAGGTCCTTTCTTAGAATGGAAACTAGAGAGCAAGCTTATTGGCTGCCTGTTTTCTCCTCCAAACTGAGAACACTTTGTTACTGTGGCTGCATCAAGagctatgtgtgtgcacatgcgtttGAGGAGGAACATTTGCTGGGCATCTCCTGTATGCCGCAGGCTTCTGTTATCTCTTTCGGTCCTAATTGACTTCTAAAACAAGCCTGTGAGTAGTAAATACTGTTAATACTCAGATTTAGCAGATAAGgaacctgaggctcagagaatgGCACTAATTGCCCAAAGCCACATCTCCAGAAACGGGCAGAACTGAACTCTAACCCAGTCCTGATAGAAATCACCTCTTCCTCACAAAGTGTGCTGGACGCTGCAGTTTACATAAAACTCTCACCTGCATAACCTCATCTGTtttccccatttcacagataacTGCAGCTCCGAGGAGGAAAACACTCAGTCAGCTGGTGTATAGTGGGTCTCCTCAGCAGGAATAATCAAATGAAGAACCACAAGGGCTAGAAGTGGAGCTCAGAGGTAAAGTCCTAGATTAACAAGCACAGGGTTCTGGATTCTGTCCCCAGagtgcaaagcaaacaaaacaacagtaacacaATTAAGAAACTCCTGGAGTATGTATGTATCTGCCTTCACTCTACACATTCCCAGTTCTTCCCTGTATACCAGAGGAGTGGAGAAACAGGTTTCTGTGTTCTAAGCCTGATGACTAATAGTTTTCTGCAAACCATCTCTCCATGGTGGTGGGTGATGCCAGGCATGCTAGTAGGTGGCGGGACCTCTGGTAGTAGGTTTCTCTTAAATATAGGACTCCACTGCAGACATTAGTTACTGATGTCTAAGACaccttggaaaggaagaagagaagcaaaaTATTCTCAAACGATTACCTCCCTACCTCATGACACAATTTCTTGTCTAATTCTCtccttcttttgctttgtttttgagacaaggtctcattatgtagtccaggctggcctggaactcattatgtagtctaggttgacctcaaactccttTTTATGTTCAGCCGTCCAGGTGCTGGGGCTGCAGGCAGGTGCTATCATCCCTGCTCTTAGCATATTCCTAACTCCGACGTGGACGTAACTCCCTGTCCCCACCTAGAAAGGGCTCTGCGCTCTTAGCTTTAAGCactcagatttttctttctttcttcctttcttttttttttatggtattttttgttgttgttttttgattggttggttggttggtttttcgagtcagggtttctctgtccaaCGGCCCTGGCATTCTGGGACTcagtctgtagatcaggctgacctcaaactcacagagagacttttctttttttaagttgttcGCTTATTTGATAAATATTCATTGGGCATATATTGTTTGCCAAGAACTGGTTCAGATGGCATAAATGAATAAAGTTAATGAAGAGGAAAAGTGCTAGCCTTTCGAAGACCACAGACAAGCAAGTTGGATGGTAATATAATATCTAACATCAAGCAATGAAAAATGTGAAGGAGCTGGTGAGGTAGAGcagctggtaaaggcacctgccccTATCGACTCACAACCTCCCGGGGACGTGAACAGAGGAACAGAAtttgagggaagggaaggaagaggtgaacgtgggggaggagagaagatcTGTTCATTCATCTGCCATGTCCTTACAAGTATTTCTGAATGCTTACTAAGTAGCTGGCACTGTGCTAGGCTGAGGGACACAGCATGAGtgcaaaacagaaaacagcccTCTCCTCGGGGCCTTAGAGTACAAGAGGGGAAATGTACAAAATAAGGATATAAGCACAAACACACAGCTGTGAATATGTAAGTgtgaagggccagtgagatggctcagtggttaaaggtgctGTGCATAGCCGACGACCTGAGATCAATCCCTTGAGCCCACTGTACCACCAGATCTTCTGACCATCACATGCCTGTTACGGCACTCACACTGTCATCCAGCCCCCTTCTCCAAACTAACAATAATTCAAAGGATGCTGAGTAAAAGAATTTGAATAGGGAAAGAAGTTGGTCTTAGAAGAAGATGTCTCTGAGGAAATGGCATTTCAAATTCATCTCCAAAGGTGAGGAATGTGAGCCAGGGCAAGGACAAGCCAGACGTTGTAGTCAGTGTTTTTAACAGCTGGGTGTCAGcaaatagatggagaaaaaaagcaagaacCTGAGACATGGGAGGAGTCAccatggatgtgtgtgcacaagaTGAATGTCAGAGCCAGGCAGGTTTAGGACTGTAGAGAGTT harbors:
- the Sys1 gene encoding protein SYS1 homolog isoform X2, which produces MAGQFRSYVWDPLLILSQIVLMQTVYYGSLGLWLALVDALVRSSPSLDQMFDAEILGFSTPPGRLSMMSFILNALTWG
- the Sys1 gene encoding protein SYS1 homolog isoform X1 — its product is MAGQFRSYVWDPLLILSQIVLMQTVYYGSLGLWLALVDALVRSSPSLDQMFDAEILGFSTPPGRLSMMSFILNALTCALGLLYFIRRGKQCLDFTVTVHFFHLLGCWLYSSRFPSALTWWLVQAVCIALMAVIGEYLCMRTELKEIPLSSAPKSNV